In Lactiplantibacillus brownii, a single window of DNA contains:
- a CDS encoding S41 family peptidase: MKKHKKLIISLIVTMLVIISGGIYIGYQYGPNFDFYLVPPTPKRDAMLAFNKISSTGIYTENQTQKNRMIEIRNDISNKHTYKEIYPLLKQALAIKGGKHSSLITPSEVKKEVSQYKAPTSSVKNNILYVHLPEFNGSSSQGKRYANTIYYKLTSKTYKGIIIDLRNNPGGDIGPMLAGISPVIPNGKLFEVVNAAKKTTSVTFQGSVTNNMGTKIDLGKVKKNHRNSCCGDTQSMDC; the protein is encoded by the coding sequence TTGAAAAAGCATAAAAAATTAATTATCTCGCTAATAGTAACTATGCTAGTGATTATTTCTGGAGGAATATACATAGGATATCAGTATGGACCTAACTTTGACTTCTACTTAGTCCCACCAACCCCTAAAAGAGACGCCATGCTGGCTTTTAATAAAATATCGTCCACAGGGATCTATACAGAAAATCAAACGCAGAAAAATAGGATGATAGAGATTCGCAATGACATTTCAAATAAGCATACCTACAAAGAAATTTATCCACTGTTAAAACAAGCCTTGGCAATTAAGGGTGGTAAGCACTCTTCTTTGATAACTCCATCAGAAGTAAAAAAAGAAGTTTCACAATACAAAGCACCAACTAGCAGCGTTAAAAATAACATCTTATACGTCCACTTACCAGAATTCAATGGATCATCATCACAAGGGAAAAGATACGCAAACACAATTTATTATAAGCTGACTAGTAAAACATATAAGGGTATTATCATTGATCTTAGGAATAACCCAGGTGGTGACATTGGCCCAATGTTAGCTGGAATTTCGCCAGTTATCCCTAATGGAAAATTATTTGAAGTAGTTAACGCGGCAAAAAAGACTACGAGTGTAACCTTCCAAGGGAGTGTTACTAACAACATGGGAACTAAGATAGACCTCGGTAAGGTAAAAAAAAATCACAGGAATTCCTGTTGCGGTGATACTCAATCGATGGACTGCTAG
- a CDS encoding S41 family peptidase — protein MILNRWTASSGELTALALETNPNVKTFGGNSAGYTSINDTYTMYNGAQVNITAEKIKKNNGQVLFNNKIKPEVQTNRPIVQANNWLLTQN, from the coding sequence GTGATACTCAATCGATGGACTGCTAGTTCAGGCGAGTTAACGGCTTTAGCACTTGAAACCAATCCCAACGTTAAAACTTTTGGTGGTAATTCTGCTGGGTATACTAGTATCAACGATACGTACACTATGTATAATGGTGCCCAAGTAAACATAACTGCTGAAAAAATCAAGAAAAACAATGGGCAAGTACTCTTCAATAATAAAATTAAACCTGAAGTGCAAACTAACAGGCCAATTGTTCAAGCAAACAATTGGCTATTAACTCAAAACTAG